In bacterium, the sequence GGTGGGCACGGCGAAGACCACGGTGCAGCGCTCCTGCTCGATGAGCGAAAGCGAGCGCGTCGCGTCGAAGCCGCGCATCACCACGACCGTGCCGCCTCGGTGCAGGAGGGGAGTGGTCAGGACGTTGAGACCGCCCGTGTGGAAGAACGGGGTGTGGGCGAGGGTCACGTCGTCGTGGTGCAGGTCCCAGCCGACCTGGGTGTTGATGGCGTTCCAGGTGATGGTGCCGTGGGTGAGGATAGCGCCCTTGGGATTGCCCGTGGTGCCCGAGGTGTAGAGGATCAGGTGCGGATCGTCGAGGGCGATCTCGGCGGGGGTGGGCACCTCGTCGGAGGCCATGGCGAGCAGGTCCTCGTAGGCGGTCAGCATGCCGTCCGGAGCGAGGGGGACCACATATTCGAGCGCAAGCTGCGGCAGGATCTCGCGGACCAAGGCGTCGAACTCGGGTCCGTAGAACAGGGCGCGGGGGCCGCAGTCGTCGAGGATGTAACGGACCTCGGGGGCAGCCAGCCGCCAGTTGATCGGCACCAGCACCGCGCCGAGCTTGCCCGCTGCGAAGAAGAGCTCCAGGACCTCGCTACAGTTCTGAGCGAGGACGGCGACGCGATCGCCCTTCTGGATGCCGAAGCGGTGGCGCAGGACATGGGCCAGGCGATCGCAACGCTGGTTGAGCGTCCGGTAGCTCAGGCGGCGCTCGCTCGCTTCGTCGATGACGGCGACCTTCTCAGGGGTGTAGGTCGCCCAGCGGCTGAGCCAGTCTCCAAAGTACATGCCGATCCTCCTGTCACGGGTGGGGGGCTGAACGTTGGAGAGGACGTTAAGTTTTGTTTGTTACAGGTCGGTTACAGGGGCCGATCGGGTGATGCGCTCGAACAGCTCCTCGGTCTCGGGCATGGGGTCCACGTCCAGCTCCTCGGCGAGGGCCGCGACGCAGCGGTCGTAGGTGCGCAGGGCCATGGCGCGATCGCCTTGGCGGTAGTAGGCGCGCATGAGCAGGCGGTAGGCCTCCTCGACGGAGCGGTCCTTTTCGAGCAGGCGCTGGCACCAGTGGGCCGAGCCCGCGTCGTCGCCCCGCTCGGCCAAGAGGCGTGACAGACGCAGAGCCGCCTCGTTGTAACGGTCCTTGAGGCGCTCGCGCTCTTGCTCGCACCACGCGTCGTAGTGGACGAAGTCCTGAAGGAAATCCCCCTCGTACAGCTCCAGGGCCTCGCGGTAGCACGCGCTGGGGTCCTCGCCCATGGCCTCCGTGGCCCGGGCGGCTTCCAGCAGGCGCTCGCACTCGGCCACGTCGAGCCAGACGTCGGCACCCGTCATGAGGCCGTAGCTGAGCCCCTCTCGGCGGATGAAGCGCGGTGCCTGACCGCTGGCGCGCTCGGGCTCCAGGGCCTTGTTGAGGGCGTTGAGGGCCACCCGGAAGGTCTGGTCGGCGGCCTTCGCGTCCAGGTCGGGCCACAAGAGGTCCAGGATCCGGGTCTTCGGCAGCCACTGGCCGCGGTAGGTCACGAGCAGGTGGAAGAGCTGGCGGGCTTTCTCGCGGCCCCAGGCGCGATCGCCCAGCTCCTGCGCGCCGCGCCACACCCGGAACTTGCCGAGGGTACGGATCCTGAGCACTTCCACGTCTAATGCTTGGGGGGCGCTCTCCTCTTCCTGGAGCCAGGGCTGGAGGGTCGCTTTGGGCACGCCCAGCGCAAGGGCGTCGTCGCAGAAGGCCTGAGCATCCTCGGTGCGGGCGAAGCCCAAAAGGGTGGGGCGCTTCAATAGGAAGCCGTAATCGTGCTTGCGGACGAGGGCAGCGAGGGTGCGGAAGCGCAGGGCGAGGGCCTTGGGCTCGCGCAAAGCAATCGAGAGGCGCGCGAAGCACAGAGCGCAGAGCGCCTGACCGAACGGGTCGCCGCAGCGCTCGAAGCCGCTCTGAGCCTGCATGAGCCAGCGCTCGGCCTTGGGGTCGCCCGCCGCGGCGTAGACGGCGCCGAGCGAGAGGCCCAAGAGCGCCGAGAGCCACACGTCGCCGGTCGCCTGGGCAAGCTCCAGGCCCTCGCGGGCGAAGGCCTCGGCTTCAGAAAGCCGGCCCTGGCGCCCGGCCAGCAGCGCGAGGCCCATCAGGGGCTCGGCCTTGAGACGTGCCACTCCCACGGGGACGGCAAGGGCGAGGGCCTCGCGGTAGCGGGCCTCGGCCGTTTCGGTTTCCCCTTGTACCAAGTAGGCGTGCCCTTCGCGGATCAAGGCGACGGCTTCGGTCCAGCGGGCGCCTTGCCGACGAGCGCGTTCCAGGGCGCTCGTGGCGTGGGCGAGGGCTGCTTCGCCGCCGCCCGTGAGGGCCTCGATGAAAGAAAGGATGAGGGCGGCCTCTCGATGGGCCTTGGTCGCGCCTTCCCGGTCGGGAGCGACGGCTGCGATCAAGAGGGCATGGGCCGAGGCCAGGCGCCCGGTGCGCAGGAGGATGCGCCCCATGTGCTCGAGGGTCTCGGGGCGCGCGCTCAGGCCCGCCTCTTCGAGCATGCGCTCGGCTTCGGGGGCGCGGCCCTGGTTGAGAAGGTTCTCGGCCAGGTGGGCGCGAAGCGCACTCTGGCGCGCGGGGTCCGGGTCGCAGGCGAGGGCTTCTTGAAGCCAGCGCTCGGCCTGGGCCGGTTGCAGGGTGTCCAGGTAGACCATGGCCTTGGCCGCAAGCGCCTGGGCGCGGGCCTCGGGCATCTCCGCCCAGCCCCGCTCGGCTCGGTCGTACCAGGCGATCGCCTCGTCGAAGCGCCCGGCGAGGCGGCAGGCGTCGCCGTAGGCGAGGGTCAAGTCAGGGGTGCGCTCCACCAATTCGGCGGGCAGAGCCGCAAGCCACGATCCGAGCGGCGCGAAGCGCCCCTGCCGTACCATCTCGGGCGCAAGCCCCGTCATGAGGGCACAGGCCTCGGCGAGCGCACCGGCCGAAAGCAGGTGGGCGATCGCTTCCTCGTCGTCCCCCAGCACCTGCATGGCGTGGGCGGCCTCGCGGTGTGCGGCTTCGAGCGCGTTGCGCTCTAAAAGGCGCGCGAGCAGGAACTCTTGAAAAAGCGGGTGCAGCCGATAGGCGTTCGGGCCGAGTGTTGCCAAGAACAGGCCGCGCTCGCCCAGGCTGCGCAGGCGCTCGGGGGCTTCGGGGTCGTCCAGGAGCGCGCCGCAGGCCCGGGCGTCGAGCCGCGCGAGCGGGGCGACGGCCAGCAGCAGCTCGCGCTCGGCAGGTTGAAGCTTGGAGAAGACCTCGCGGGCCAGGTACTCGAAGAGGTCTCGCAAGGAGCCCGCTTCGTCCAGCCCGCTGGTGCCGCCCGCGCGCTGGGCGAGCAGTTGCAAGGCCATGGGCCAGCCTTCGGTCTTCGCGATGAGGCGATCGGCCTCTTCGGAAGCGGGTGTCTCGCTGCCCAGGTGCGCAAAGAGGGCGCGGGCCTCGTCCGGGGTGAAGGCGAGGGTGCTTTGATCGAGCACCTGAGCATCCCCTTGCAGGCGATAGCGGGCGAAGTCGGGCAGCTCGGGCCGCTGGCGCGAGACCAGGACCAGGTGCAGCGCAGGCGGCAGGTGTGTCAGCAGGTGGTTGATGAGGGCGAGGGCCTCGGGGGCGCCGTGCAGGTGATGAAAGTCATCGAGGACGAGCCAGGCTTCCTCATCCAGGCGATCGAGCAAGCTATCCGCCAGGCGCTCGATGGCTTCCAGGCCGTGCACGCTGGCTCCGCCCGGCTGGGCCAAGAGGGCGAGGGCACCGTCAGCCACTCCAGGGAAGCGCCGGTGGGCGAGGTGCGCCAGGTGCAGGGCCAGGACCTGCGGGTCCCGGTCGCGCTCGGAGAGGGCGTACCACAGGGCGGCCTGCTTGCTGCGCTCGAAGTAGTCGGCCAAGAGTGCGCTCTTGCCGTACCCGGTGCCTGCGACCACGGCGACGAGCGGCAGCTCCCGCGCTCCATCCAGCCACGCGTCGAGCCGCTCACGCCTCAGCGGCGCGCGGCGCAGGCGCGGGGACAAGAATTTGGTACGCGTGACGACCTCAGCGCCGAACAAGCTGCCTCCTCTCGTTCCTCCTTAAGTACCCCCGCTCGATCTCGCTCAACCGGATCGCTCCTTCGTGATCCTTTCTTTAATGCAAGATGAACGATCTTTTAATTCAGATTGAATGCTTGACGGTCTATGATAAAAGGAGGTCTTCCCGAGCGTCTGGAGTTTTCGCCGATGCGTGCGCGTCCTTCCTGGCTCACCATGCTCCTCATGGCCGCTCTTGTCTCGGGATGCGGCGCATGGGATGGGAGCTCAATGGGCAGGGTACCGGATCGATCCAGTGATAGCGTTCGCGCGGAAGCTTCCGCGGGCGCTCGCTACCGCTTGGCGGGCACCGTTTCGGGCCGCGAGTGGCAGAAGCTCGAGCGCCTCGTGAGCACCTCGGACGACTTCCCCAAGGAGAAGCTGCGCCCCAACGGCCGCCACACCGACGCGGACATCGTGAAGGCCTTCGGTACCGACGCGCCTCCTTCGAGCGACGTGCTCTTGCACTACTATTCGGGCTGGGAAGAGGCCAAGGGCGTGCCGGTCCTCTTGGTCCACGGGACCATCCTCGATGCCACCAGCACCTGGATCAAGCCCCACGACCAGAAGGGCCTCGCCAAGGCCCTCGCCGAAAAGGGCCACCGGGTCTTCGCCGTCACCTTCGCCAACCGCCACGGGGACAATGTCCTGCAGGCCGAGCAGATCGCCTGGGCGATCGCGCGCATCAAGCAAGTGACGGGGGCCGCCGAGGTGGACGTGATCGCCCACAGCAAGGGCACCGTCGCTGCTCGTGCCCTGGCCTCGGACGTACGCTACGCCTGGATGCCCAAGTTCAAGCGCGACATCCGCCGTTTGGTGCTCATCGCCGGGCCTCACCTGGGCCTCGACACCACCTTCCGCCACCCGATCATCAACTACGGCCTGTATCCCGAGAAGAGCGATCCGCGCCTCAACGCCCCCATGTCCTGGACGGGGATGCTGGTGATGGGAGTGTGGGTCGACACCTCGGCCCAGACCATGTTCAAGAAGTTCGGCGACTACTTCCCCGGCCAGCTCCAGATGCTCGCGCGCTGGGACAAGGAGTACCCGCTGCCCCAGACCGAGGTGGACTGGTACACCACCTACCACGGCGGGCAGGGATTCTTGAGCCGCTCGCCCGGCATCGACCAGGCGATCGAGGACGGCGGGAACTTCATCGAGCTGTTGCGCCGCTCGCCCCTGGTCCCGAACGTCGAGCTCGCGGTGCTTGCGGGCAACCGCGCGGACCTCGCGGGCATCCACAACGAGCACACCGGCCCCTCGGACGGGGTGGTCTTCGTCAAGAGCGCCACGGCCACCGACGACATGACCCGCGCCGGCGCGCGGCTGGTCGCCAAGGACCTGTTGCACCTCAACCACATGGACCTCGTGATCTCGTCCCAGGCCCACACCTGGGTGGCCGACGTCCTGCGCTGACCATCTCCCTGAAATCTTCACCTTTTTCCAGGGCTTAGAGTCCTGGCCGCGGGGTATTTAGAGAATCCCGTGCCCTTTGGTTGGTGAAAAAGGTGTGAGATGAGCATCAAGCGTGTGGTCCCGCCCGTCGCCCTGGCTCTTTTGCTGGCGCTTGCGCCCCGCCCCGCCGTCGCCCTTCCGATCAACTTCGCGAACGCGAAGATCCCCGCCCCCGGTCACGGGCTGTTCATGGTCCATCCCACCCTGAGCGCCACCGGTGCCTCGCAAACCCTCTGGGGCAACCTGGAGCTGGGGGTCGCGGATCGCCTCAGCCTTTCGCTCGATGGGCTCGCGCTCGCCATGCCGCAAGCCAGCGATTTTGGGACTTCTTACCTGGGGCTCAGCTACTCGGCCGGACGCCTCTTGCCGTGGCTGAACCTGCGCCTTACCCCGCTCTACGGCTTCAAGGTGGGGCGCTTCGGCGAGCGCCAGGCAGCCCTCAGGGCCTACCTCGACCTCTATCCCACGAGCCGCTTCACGATCTACACCATGGCGGCCTACCATCATCGCTTCGACGCCGCCGCGCCGGGGGCCGCACGCTTCGATGTGGCCGGCGAGTACCGCCTGATGGACGGGCTCAACGCCGACCTCGAAGTGCTGTCGGGCACGCCCAGCTGGGACTTTGGGCCGAATTGCAGGTTGGCGATCGCTCCCGGCCTCACGGCGAGCATCGACCGCTACACCCTCAAGGCTTCTTTGCGGATCCCGGTGGTCAAGGCCGAGACGGCGCAGGCCCTCGAGGCGCCGTTCGTCGCTCTAGGGCTTGGGACGCGCTGGTAGCAGCGCCCCGGGGCGCTTTGCCGATCACGCGGATCGTATCCATCCCTTCGTCCATGGCGGGAGGGTTGAGCGAAAGGCGGTTCGCCATCTTGCGGATGATTTCCTCGTCCACGGGCTTGGAGCGCGTCTTGTTGCGCAAGAGGCAGGTTTCGAGCCCCACGTCGAAGACTTGCACCTCGACGTGAAAGCCCAGCTCCTTAAGTAGCTTGATCAGCGCGCGCCGGTAGCGCCGGACGGTATTGGTGTCGGAGATGACCACGTTTCGGCCCGCCTCGGCGGCCTTGCGGATCCGCCGTGCCTGCTCCCGGTTGATCCAGCCTTCGCGCGTGAAGTCCTCGTAGGACCCCGTCAGCTCCAGGCGCAGGTTGTCCCGGTTGATCTCCTCGTAGCCCTCGATGGCGGCGGCCTCGGTGCTCTTGCCGCAGCCGGGCATCCCGACCATGACGATTGCCTTCATGGCTCATCTCTCCTTGGCCTTCAGCTTATCACTCCGCGCATCTTGTGCTTGTAACGACGGGGTGTAACCGCCCTGTAACGTCGGGGGTCTAAGCTGCAGGGCAGTCAGTGAATCGAGCAGGAGGAAAGCCGCCATGTCGAACGCCTCGTCCCAGACCGACCCCTTCGCCGCCTGGAAGCAGATGTTCGACCAGTTCGAGCAAGCCTTCTCCAAGCCCCTGCAAGAGACGCTCAACAGCGAGGCCTTCGCCGCGACCCTGGGCGATACCCGCGAGCGCCAGATCGCCTCGCAGCAGGCCATGCGCGAAGGGATGGAGAAGTATCTGCAGAGCATGCGGGTGCCCACCAAGTCCGATCACGCGGCCCTCGCTGCTCAGGTCGTCGCCCTCGAAACCAAGATCGAGGCCCTCGAAGACCGCTTCGACGTCGTCGAGGACAAGCTCGACCAGATCCTCGCCAAGCTTTCGACCCTGAACTCGGCGCCCGCCGCGGCTCCGGCCGCGCCCAAGTCCCGCCGCTCCCGCTAACACGTTTCGCTCTAAATAGGAGAATCCGATGAACAGCACCACCGAGCGTCCCCTCTTCGACACCACCTCGCTGACCGGCGAGTTCTGGGGCATGGCCCGCACCGGCCTCCAGACCATGTTCTGGGCCCAGGAGCAGGCGGATGCCTTCGCCACCGCATGGCTCGAGCAGACCCGCGTGAGCCGCATGGAAGGCCAGAAGCTCGCCGAGAGCATGCTCTCGCAGGCCAAGGCCAACCACGAGGCCCTCAACCGCATGGTCGAAGGCGGCGTCCGCGACACCATGCGCTGGGCCCCCGGCGGGATCTCGTTCGTCCAGCGCTAGTTTCAATTGCTTCCCCCTCGCCTTGATAGGCGAGGGGGAAGCTTGTCGTTACGTGAGAGGATTCGCATGAGCAGCCACACCGAATCGACGGACCAGGCCAAAGAGGCCTTCGAGCGCACCCTGAAGCGGACCGAGGCCGCCATGGCCTACGCCAAGCGCCCGCTTGCGCCCATGGTGGGGCAGACCCCCAAGGACGTGGTCTGGACCAAGAACAAGGCTAAGCTGTACCGCTACCATGCCAAGGGCGAGCGCAAGCACGCGACCCCGATCCTCTTCGTCTATGCCCTGATCAACCGCCCCTACATCCTGGATCTCGCGCCGAGCAACAGCATGGTCGAGTTCCTGGTCGGCGAGGGCTACGACGTCTTCCTGCTCGACTGGGGCATCCCCGGTGAGGAGGACGCGGGCCTCAAGTTCGACGACTACGTGCTCGACTACATCCCCCGGGCGGTCAAGCAAGTGCTCAAGCACTCGGGCGCCAAGGACTTCAGCCTGATCGGCTACTGCATGGGCGGCACCATGGCGACCATGTACGCGGCCCTGCACCCCGAGGCCCCCTTGCGGAACCTGGTGCTGATGGCGACCCCCATCGACTTCTCGGAGGCGGGCCTCTTCTCCAACTGGCTCGACCCCAAGCACTACGACGTGGACCGGGTGGTGGACGCCTACAAATTGGTGCCCGCCGATTTCGTCGAGTTCGGCTCCAAATTGCTCAAACCGATCCAGAATTACATGAGCCCCTACGTGACGCTCATGGACCGGCTCGACGACGAGCAGTTCGTGCAGGGCTGGTTGGTGATGAACCACTGGATCAACGACGGCATCCCCTTTGCGGGCGAGGCCTTCCGCCAGTGGATCAAGGAACTCTACCAGCAGAACAAGCTCGTCAAGGGCGAGATGCGCCTTGGCGGCCGCACGGTGGACCTCTCGAACATCCGCTGCTCGCTCTTGAGCGTGGTCGCCGAGCTGGACCACATCGTGCAGGTCTGCCAGTCCACCCCGCTTCTGAGCCGCGTGTCGAGCGACGATGCCGAGCAGCTGGCCATCAAGGCCGGGCACGTGGGGCTGGTCGCAGGGCGCAGCGCCAAGCAAAAGTTCTTCCCCAAGCTCGATACCTGGCTTGCCGCCCGCTCCAACTAAACGAGGAGAATCCAATGCGCCTTCAGGACAAGGTCGTCATCATCACCGGCGCCGGCCGCGGTATCGGCCGCGAGAGCGCCCTCACCCTCGCGCGCGAAGGCGCCCGGGTCGTCGTCTGCGATCGCGAGCCGCAGGGCGTGGCCGCCACGGTCGCGGCCATCGAGACGACGGGCGGCAAGGCAATGGGCCTGACGGCCGATGTCACCAAGCGCACGGACCTGCAGGCTTTGGCCGATCGGGTCGTGGCCGACTGGGGCCGGATCGACGTGCTCATCAACAACGCGGGCATCACCATGGACGCGACCCTCGCCAAGATGACCGAAGAGCAGTTCGACCGGGTGATCGACGTGAACCTCAAGGGCGTCTTCAACTGCACCCAGGCGGTGTTGCCCCACATGATCGCCCAAGGCAAGGGCAAGATCATCACCACCACCAGCGTGGTCGGCCTCTTTGGCAACTTCGGCCAGACCAACTACGCCGCCACCAAGGCCGCCGTCATCGGCATGACCAAGACCTGGGCCAAGGAGCTCGGTCGCAAGGGCATCACGGCCAACGCCGTGGCGCCGGGCTTCATCGCCACCGAGATGACCGAGGCCATGCCCGAGAAGGTGCTCGTCGCCATGAAGGACAAGACCCCCGTGGGGCGCCTGGGCCAGCCCTCGGACATCGCCAAGGCCTTCCTCTTCCTTGCTTCGGACGACGCCGACTTCATCAACGGCCACGTGCTGAGCGTGGACGGCGGCCTGATCATCTGATCCCATTCAGGCGGCGAGGGGCTTGACTCTCCTCGCCGCTTGCTTGTATCTATAGGTTAGAATTATTCTAAATTTAGCCCCATGACAAAGGAGCGCCTCCCTTTCTATGAGACAAGCCATTCGTTTCTCGCTGCTTTCGGCGGCGGCGATCGCCATCGCCGCGGCCCTTGGTGCCCCCGCTCAGGCGGCGGTCCCGGCCTCGGTCCGCGCCCAGTGGGAAGCCTTCATCCTGCCCGAGAAGCCGCCCGTGCCCAAGGCCAATCCCATGACCCCGGCCAAGGTCGAGCTGGGGCGCCAGCTCTACTTCGACCCCCGGCTTTCGAGCACCGGCAAGGTCTCGTGCAACTCCTGCCATGACGTGATGGCGGGCGGCGAGGACAACCGCGCCA encodes:
- a CDS encoding long-chain fatty acid--CoA ligase, producing the protein MYFGDWLSRWATYTPEKVAVIDEASERRLSYRTLNQRCDRLAHVLRHRFGIQKGDRVAVLAQNCSEVLELFFAAGKLGAVLVPINWRLAAPEVRYILDDCGPRALFYGPEFDALVREILPQLALEYVVPLAPDGMLTAYEDLLAMASDEVPTPAEIALDDPHLILYTSGTTGNPKGAILTHGTITWNAINTQVGWDLHHDDVTLAHTPFFHTGGLNVLTTPLLHRGGTVVVMRGFDATRSLSLIEQERCTVVFAVPTMFQMLLDAPNFESSDLSSIRFFITGGAPCPVPLIEAYARRGVTFKQGYGLTEAGPNCFTLDAKDSVRKAGSVGFPNMHLDVRVVDDEGKEVATGEIGELLISGPHVFAGYWRNPQATADAIRDGWLHTGDLVRRDEEGYYYIVDRKKDLFISGGENVYPAELEKALHHHPSIHEAAVIGVPDPKWGEVGRAFVVLREGHMLTEAEVLDFLRDRLAKYKIPKSVVFSDALPRNSAGKVVKNALRAAQAATISARG
- a CDS encoding acetyltransferase; translated protein: MAGTVSGREWQKLERLVSTSDDFPKEKLRPNGRHTDADIVKAFGTDAPPSSDVLLHYYSGWEEAKGVPVLLVHGTILDATSTWIKPHDQKGLAKALAEKGHRVFAVTFANRHGDNVLQAEQIAWAIARIKQVTGAAEVDVIAHSKGTVAARALASDVRYAWMPKFKRDIRRLVLIAGPHLGLDTTFRHPIINYGLYPEKSDPRLNAPMSWTGMLVMGVWVDTSAQTMFKKFGDYFPGQLQMLARWDKEYPLPQTEVDWYTTYHGGQGFLSRSPGIDQAIEDGGNFIELLRRSPLVPNVELAVLAGNRADLAGIHNEHTGPSDGVVFVKSATATDDMTRAGARLVAKDLLHLNHMDLVISSQAHTWVADVLR
- a CDS encoding AAA family ATPase, with translation MKAIVMVGMPGCGKSTEAAAIEGYEEINRDNLRLELTGSYEDFTREGWINREQARRIRKAAEAGRNVVISDTNTVRRYRRALIKLLKELGFHVEVQVFDVGLETCLLRNKTRSKPVDEEIIRKMANRLSLNPPAMDEGMDTIRVIGKAPRGAATSASQALERRTAPRGPAPSRP
- the phaC gene encoding class III poly(R)-hydroxyalkanoic acid synthase subunit PhaC; the encoded protein is MSSHTESTDQAKEAFERTLKRTEAAMAYAKRPLAPMVGQTPKDVVWTKNKAKLYRYHAKGERKHATPILFVYALINRPYILDLAPSNSMVEFLVGEGYDVFLLDWGIPGEEDAGLKFDDYVLDYIPRAVKQVLKHSGAKDFSLIGYCMGGTMATMYAALHPEAPLRNLVLMATPIDFSEAGLFSNWLDPKHYDVDRVVDAYKLVPADFVEFGSKLLKPIQNYMSPYVTLMDRLDDEQFVQGWLVMNHWINDGIPFAGEAFRQWIKELYQQNKLVKGEMRLGGRTVDLSNIRCSLLSVVAELDHIVQVCQSTPLLSRVSSDDAEQLAIKAGHVGLVAGRSAKQKFFPKLDTWLAARSN
- the fabG gene encoding 3-oxoacyl-[acyl-carrier-protein] reductase; its protein translation is MRLQDKVVIITGAGRGIGRESALTLAREGARVVVCDREPQGVAATVAAIETTGGKAMGLTADVTKRTDLQALADRVVADWGRIDVLINNAGITMDATLAKMTEEQFDRVIDVNLKGVFNCTQAVLPHMIAQGKGKIITTTSVVGLFGNFGQTNYAATKAAVIGMTKTWAKELGRKGITANAVAPGFIATEMTEAMPEKVLVAMKDKTPVGRLGQPSDIAKAFLFLASDDADFINGHVLSVDGGLII